In Candidatus Poribacteria bacterium, a genomic segment contains:
- a CDS encoding glucose 1-dehydrogenase, which translates to MRLKNKVAITTGAASGIGKATAILFAEHGAKVVVADIDEKGANQTVADIRDAGNEATYVQTDVTISDNTEGMVQETVSRYGKLDILLSSAGIAMRLSVGDLPEADWHRCLDVNLTGVYLAAKAAIPAMQENGGGSIINLSSIYGIVGADVRAAYVASKGGVTNLTRGMALDYAEDNIRVNCICPGFVETPLVAGVIQTPAEYQVLADKHPMRRLAQPEEIAYGALYLASDESAFVTGIALPIDGGYTAG; encoded by the coding sequence ATGCGACTTAAAAACAAAGTAGCCATTACAACAGGTGCCGCATCCGGCATCGGAAAAGCCACAGCAATCCTGTTCGCTGAACACGGGGCAAAGGTGGTCGTGGCGGACATCGATGAAAAGGGCGCGAACCAAACTGTCGCTGACATCCGAGACGCAGGCAACGAAGCAACCTACGTCCAAACCGACGTGACAATTTCAGACAACACAGAAGGGATGGTACAGGAAACCGTCAGCAGATACGGAAAACTGGATATTCTCTTGAGCAGTGCCGGCATCGCAATGCGCCTTTCTGTCGGTGACTTACCAGAAGCAGACTGGCATCGTTGTTTAGATGTCAACCTCACCGGTGTTTACCTCGCTGCCAAAGCAGCGATCCCCGCCATGCAGGAAAACGGCGGCGGCTCTATCATCAACCTGTCCTCTATCTACGGGATCGTGGGTGCGGACGTGCGGGCAGCGTATGTCGCCTCCAAAGGCGGTGTGACGAATCTCACCCGCGGGATGGCACTCGATTATGCCGAAGATAACATCCGAGTCAACTGCATCTGTCCAGGTTTCGTTGAGACACCGTTAGTCGCCGGGGTCATCCAGACACCAGCGGAATATCAGGTGCTTGCCGATAAACACCCGATGCGCCGACTCGCGCAGCCCGAAGAAATCGCCTATGGTGCCTTATACCTTGCCTCCGATGAATCCGCATTCGTCACAGGCATCGCCCTACCGATCGATGGCGGCTACACCGCTGGATAA
- a CDS encoding sigma-70 family RNA polymerase sigma factor — MEKDDVQLIHSILLGDDEAFTTLVGKYQKSVHALAWRKIGDFHFAEEITQDTFLQAYKKLATLRNPNQFAGWLYVIATNLCNRWLQKKKLPTQSLEGTSMAEIENASYKRYVSERREIETTEHHHEIVKKLLQKLPESERTVVTLHYLGEMTIKEISKFLGVSANTINSRLRRARARLQEREELLIQEMLGSVQLPVNLMENIAQQVANIKPTPPTPVGKPLVPWAALGTAAVLIILGLGVGNQYLAHYQKPYSFEAEFEPTIEIVDAPIVLDIDAKLALRNQFGKTIVPNKNNRTSTSVDAETPSIPQSEKRFFGLTLAEIEAEIPDLEKEIRTNLIKASALYTQLRNTDGTAGMSSRIATWRDETWKEVQRLFHDVANTGKILRYRSYLRVTGVEKDPVLPGGWIYALMEPLPMRVTPDVTFNESDQEDRTKSTENEN, encoded by the coding sequence ATGGAAAAGGACGATGTGCAACTGATTCATAGTATCTTGTTAGGCGACGACGAAGCATTCACGACCTTAGTCGGGAAGTATCAAAAGAGCGTTCACGCGCTTGCGTGGCGCAAGATTGGTGACTTTCACTTCGCCGAAGAAATTACCCAAGATACTTTTCTTCAGGCATATAAGAAACTCGCGACCTTGAGAAATCCCAATCAGTTTGCAGGGTGGCTTTATGTCATTGCGACTAACCTCTGCAACAGGTGGCTCCAAAAGAAGAAACTTCCGACGCAATCACTGGAGGGGACATCTATGGCAGAGATAGAGAACGCTTCTTACAAACGTTATGTATCCGAGCGACGGGAAATAGAAACTACCGAGCATCACCACGAAATCGTCAAAAAACTTCTGCAGAAACTACCAGAAAGTGAACGCACAGTAGTAACTCTCCATTATCTCGGTGAAATGACCATAAAGGAAATTAGCAAATTTTTAGGTGTCTCAGCGAATACGATTAATAGTCGGCTGCGCCGCGCGCGAGCGCGTCTACAGGAGAGAGAAGAACTCTTGATTCAGGAGATGCTCGGTAGCGTCCAACTACCTGTTAACCTTATGGAGAACATCGCCCAACAAGTTGCCAACATAAAACCGACACCCCCAACACCCGTTGGGAAACCTTTGGTGCCATGGGCGGCTCTCGGCACAGCCGCTGTTCTAATTATATTGGGACTCGGCGTGGGGAATCAATACCTCGCTCACTATCAGAAACCGTACAGTTTCGAGGCAGAATTTGAACCAACGATTGAAATCGTCGATGCACCTATTGTCCTTGATATTGATGCGAAATTGGCACTGCGAAACCAGTTTGGAAAGACCATTGTCCCTAATAAGAACAACCGGACAAGCACGTCTGTTGATGCTGAAACCCCAAGCATTCCACAATCCGAAAAACGGTTCTTTGGGTTAACGCTCGCTGAAATTGAAGCGGAAATCCCCGATCTTGAGAAAGAAATCCGGACGAATCTCATCAAAGCCTCGGCACTCTACACCCAACTACGAAACACAGATGGAACAGCAGGTATGTCCTCCCGAATTGCCACATGGCGCGACGAAACTTGGAAAGAGGTGCAACGACTGTTCCACGATGTCGCTAACACCGGAAAAATTCTGAGATATAGGTCTTATTTAAGAGTGACAGGTGTGGAGAAAGATCCGGTACTCCCCGGCGGATGGATCTATGCACTGATGGAACCCCTCCCGATGCGGGTCACCCCCGATGTAACATTCAATGAATCTGATCAGGAAGACAGGACTAAGAGCACCGAAAATGAAAACTGA